In Streptomyces sp. Li-HN-5-11, the sequence ATTCCACAGCTTCGGCACCCATGCAGTGTACGCGATGACGATACTCAGACACTCTGGATTGACATAGACAGAGTGTCTCGATAAAACTGTGGGGGTCGCGGAGATCCGTCCTTCCACGCGACGGAAAGGAGTGCTCCTCATGGCACAGCCCGCGGACGAACCGACCGCCGATCCCGAGTTCCGCGACTTCGACGCCGCCCGGCTCGGCCCGCACCGCGCTCTCGGCCGCCAGGGCGCGGCCGACGCCGGGTTCCGGCACGAGGAGCTGTACGCGAGCCCGCCGCCGTGGGACGTAGGCCGCCCCCAGCCCGCCTTCCTCACCCTCGCCGACGCGGGGCTCCTGCACGGACGGGTGCTGGATGTGGGCTGCGGCACCGGCGAGCACACGCTCATGGCCGCACGCCTCGGGCTGGAGGCCACCGGCATCGACCTCGCCACCAACGCCCTGGACATTGCGGCGAAGAAGGCGGAAGAACGCGACCTGAGGGCGCGGTTCCTCCGCCACGACGCCCGGCGCCTGGCCGACCTCGGCGAGCGGTTCGATGTCGTCCTGGACTCCCTGGTCTTCCACGGCTTTGGCGGCGCGGAGCGTGCGGCCTACGTCGAGAGCCTGAGCGCCGCGGTGAAACCCGGCGGGTGCTACTTCATGCTCTGTTTCCGCGACGAGCCGCCGACCTCGTCCGGGCGAGTGCACCGGCTGACACCAGAGGAGATCCGCACGGCGTTCACCGACGGGTGGCGGGTCGACGCCATCGACCCCATCACCATCGAGAGCGCTCTACCCGCCTGCACCGACGGCATCCGCGGCTGGCGCGCCGCTCTCACCAGGAACTGAAACTCTCCGCAGGGCGGGCCCTACCCGCACGCAAAACGCGTCGGTGCCCGCTCCGACGGCGCCACCCTGCGGTCCAGAAAGGAAGGTCATGCCGACCGCCGAAGCCCACATTCCCACCGAGCGTGCCAGCCGCTATCTCGTGCAGTTCTGCCGACATCTCGGCCAGATGAGCCGAATGCGTCACCAGCCGCCCGCCCGCCACGGCGGTGGTGGCATGCCGCCGACGGTGCAGGATGTCGACTACTCCGACACCCGCGGCGTGATTGCCTTCGATGAGGGCCAGTTCACCCTGCAGGCCACCTCGGACACGTTGAGCCTGCGCGTCGATGCCGACGACGAGGACGCTCTGCAGCGACTCCGAAACGGCATCACCGCGCGCCTTGAGAAGATCGGCCGGCGCGACCAGCTGACGGTGAACTGGCAGCGGTGCCAGACGCCTCCAGGACCACCCGGCGAAGCTACCGGCCCAGCCTCCGCTCCCCAAACCGGGACTGCAAAGCGCCCGGGCCGCGGCTGGATCATAGGACTGATGGCGGTCGTCGCCGTCATCGTCGCCGTGCACCTCGGTCTGGTCGGAGCCGCACTGGCCGCGTCGGCATGGACCGGCTGGGCCGTCAACGCAGTCGTGGCGATCATCCTGCTGAAAGTCGTGTTCGTGGCCGGCCACGTTGCTCTGGGCCGCTTCGCCATCCGCCGCGGCACGTCGTTCCGGCCCCGATGGATGTTGCCGCACTCCCCGCACAAGTCCGCACCCGCGACTCCACCAACGGCTGACGTCGCGCCGGACAAGGAGTACACCTGACCATATCTGGACGTTCCCCTGCCTGGTTCCACTACGAGACGGGCTGACGGCCCCTGCTGTTCACGATCCTCGGCGTCGGCGAGTTTGGGGTTGCCATCGCGGCGATGCCCGCGCTGTGATCGTCGCCATCGAAGCGGAGGGTCAGCACTGGACCGTGAAGGCGGACACCTTCACCGCCGGCTCCGGCCGCAGGGTCGCCGATACCGTCAACGATGCCATCCGGACCGAGATCATCCGGCTGATTGACGCCCGCGAGGTCGATTTCGGCGCCTACACGGGACCCGACTACTTCATGATGCCCGGCGTGCGGGACGAAGAACGAGCTCGCGAACTCGCCGCCGCACTCCACGCTGCCCTCTACGAAGACCTGGAACCCCTGTCCCGCGCCGTCCCTCCTGCATCCTGACCCTCAGCCGCCCACGCCTCCCGCATCGCGTTGGTGCTGGTCACACCGTGGACCGGGGCCCCGCAGCGCGGCGGAGCCGGTTGGCGATCGCCAACCCCAGCCCCTCCTCCACCGGCAAAGAGGCGACGACGAGATCACACCCCTGCTGGTCGAGTTCGCGCAGGAACCCGTACAGCCCGCGCGCATAGGCGGCCATCGAGGCGGGGACCGCCACCACGGCGTGCGCCTTCACCGGGACATCGGAAAAGGAGGGCGGAAGAAAGACGCCGACTTGGTGCCCCAACTCCTGAGCGAGCTCCGCTTCGGCGACGACCTTCTCGGGCTCGACGAGGACGACCCGGGCACGCGGCGCGTAGTGGGAGGGATGCTGACCGGGCACCCGAATGTGGCTGGTTGCGGGAACCGCGAACGGACGCCCCAGCACTGCTTCGAGGTCCTCGCGCGTCACGCCGCCGGGCCGCAGGATGCTCGGGATCCCGCCGGTGGCGTCGACGATAGTCGACTCGACGCCGACCTCGCAGGGGCCGCCGTCCAGCACGAAGTCAACGGCATCACCCAACTCGGCACGGACGTGGTCCGCCGTCGTGGGGCTGACTGAGCCGAAGCGATTGGCCGACGGCGCCGTGACACCGCCGCCGAAGGCCGACAGCAGCGCGAGCGCGGCGGGATGGCCGGGTACGCGAACAGCCACTGTCTCCAGGCCACCCGTCGCTTCGAGGGGCACGCGGCGACCGCGCCGCAGGACCAGCGTGAGCGGTCCCGGCCAGAAGCGTTCGGCCAGCAGGCGCGCCGCCGCGGGCACGTCCTCGACCCAGTCGTCCAGGTGATCCGCGCCGCCAATGTGGACGATCAGAGGGTGGGAGGGCGGGCGTCCCTTGACCTGGAAGATGCGCGAGACAGCGGCGGGATCCTCCGCGTTGGCTCCCAGACCGTAGACGGTTTCGGTCGGGAGGGCCACCAGGCCGCCGGCGCGCAGCACCTCGGCCGCCTTCTCGATGTCACTGGTTCTTGCCATCACTCTCGCAATCCTCCCACCGATCCGCTCTCCTCCTCTCCGTGCTCTCGTCAGCGAACGAAGAGGAGCCACGGCTGTTGGTGGCTCTTCGCAGTCAGAGGTGTAGGAGTGGTCTGAAGCCACCAGCCTCGAGTATTGACCGGGCGATGTAGTTGGTCAGGTTTCGGAATCCGAGCGCCGAGCCGCGGAGGTGTTCGAGCCGCCCGTTGACGGCCTCGGTGGGTCCGTTGCTGGTGCCGGGCCGGTCGAAGAACGCGAGGACGTCTCCGGCGCTTTTCCTCAACGTGCGGCCGAGCTTGCGGAGCTCTGCCAGGCTGGTGGGAACGCCGCTGCTGAGGGCGTCGATGACGGTCTGCACGACCTTCTTCCCAAGCTTGCGGTCCGGTTCCCGGTAGGCGGTGACCATGCGCTGGTAAATGCCCCAGGTCGCCTCGACCTCGACGCGCCGGTCGTCGGTGAACAGTGCCTCCAGGCGGGTCTGCTGTTTCTCGGTGAGGAGGGCTGCGCCGCTGTGGAGTGCGCGGCGGGCCTTGTAGAGCGGGTTGTGCTTCTGCCCGCGCCTGCCGAACCTGTCGCGCTGGACCCGGCGACGGCAGGTGTCGAGTGCGTCGCCGGCGAGGCGGACGACGTGGAAGGGGTCCATCACCGTGACAGCGGTAGCGATCTCCTCGGCGGTGGCGGTCTTGAAGCCGGTGAATCCGTCCAACGCGACGACCTCGATCCCGTCCCGCCAAGCAGCGGGCCGTTCGGCGAGCCAGGTCTTACGGACACGGACCAGCAGTGTTGTCGGGCGGTGCCCGAAGGGCAG encodes:
- a CDS encoding DUF2218 domain-containing protein, with the protein product MPTAEAHIPTERASRYLVQFCRHLGQMSRMRHQPPARHGGGGMPPTVQDVDYSDTRGVIAFDEGQFTLQATSDTLSLRVDADDEDALQRLRNGITARLEKIGRRDQLTVNWQRCQTPPGPPGEATGPASAPQTGTAKRPGRGWIIGLMAVVAVIVAVHLGLVGAALAASAWTGWAVNAVVAIILLKVVFVAGHVALGRFAIRRGTSFRPRWMLPHSPHKSAPATPPTADVAPDKEYT
- a CDS encoding L-threonylcarbamoyladenylate synthase; the protein is MARTSDIEKAAEVLRAGGLVALPTETVYGLGANAEDPAAVSRIFQVKGRPPSHPLIVHIGGADHLDDWVEDVPAAARLLAERFWPGPLTLVLRRGRRVPLEATGGLETVAVRVPGHPAALALLSAFGGGVTAPSANRFGSVSPTTADHVRAELGDAVDFVLDGGPCEVGVESTIVDATGGIPSILRPGGVTREDLEAVLGRPFAVPATSHIRVPGQHPSHYAPRARVVLVEPEKVVAEAELAQELGHQVGVFLPPSFSDVPVKAHAVVAVPASMAAYARGLYGFLRELDQQGCDLVVASLPVEEGLGLAIANRLRRAAGPRSTV
- a CDS encoding class I SAM-dependent methyltransferase produces the protein MAQPADEPTADPEFRDFDAARLGPHRALGRQGAADAGFRHEELYASPPPWDVGRPQPAFLTLADAGLLHGRVLDVGCGTGEHTLMAARLGLEATGIDLATNALDIAAKKAEERDLRARFLRHDARRLADLGERFDVVLDSLVFHGFGGAERAAYVESLSAAVKPGGCYFMLCFRDEPPTSSGRVHRLTPEEIRTAFTDGWRVDAIDPITIESALPACTDGIRGWRAALTRN